A genomic segment from Leptolyngbya boryana PCC 6306 encodes:
- the rimO gene encoding 30S ribosomal protein S12 methylthiotransferase RimO, with amino-acid sequence MGNKPTIAFSHLGCEKNRIDTEHMLGLLAQAGYQVDADEELADYVIVNTCSFIQAAREESVRTLVELAEADKKIVITGCMAQHFQEQLLDELPEAVALVGTGDYHKIVDVIARAEAGERVKEVSQEPTYIADETTPRYRTTTEGVAYLRISEGCDYRCAFCIIPHLRGNQRSRTIESIVQEAEHLAAEGVKEIILISQITTNYGLDLYGEPKLAELLRALGKVDIPWIRMHYAYPTGLTPKVIEAIRETPNVLPYLDLPLQHSHPEVLRAMNRPWQGRVNDGIIERLKAEIPNAVLRTTLIVGFPGETDEHFEHLKQFIQRHEFDHVGVFTFSPEEGTPAYDLPNQLPQEVMDARRDALMQLQQAISLKQNRAQIGKVVDVLIEQENPQTGERIGRSARFSPDVDGLVYVEGEAALGTIVPVTIVDADIYDLYGRIATAADLIQLPAMTV; translated from the coding sequence ATGGGCAACAAGCCAACTATTGCGTTCTCTCATTTAGGCTGCGAAAAAAATAGAATTGATACCGAACATATGCTTGGTCTACTGGCTCAAGCCGGATATCAAGTTGATGCTGACGAAGAGTTGGCAGATTATGTTATTGTCAATACTTGCAGTTTTATTCAAGCCGCACGGGAAGAATCAGTGCGGACACTGGTCGAATTAGCGGAAGCTGACAAAAAAATTGTGATCACAGGCTGCATGGCGCAGCACTTTCAGGAACAACTTTTAGATGAACTGCCCGAAGCCGTCGCCCTCGTTGGGACAGGTGATTATCACAAAATCGTTGATGTGATTGCACGAGCAGAAGCTGGAGAGCGTGTGAAAGAGGTTTCACAAGAACCGACTTACATCGCAGATGAGACGACCCCTCGCTATCGCACTACGACCGAAGGCGTTGCTTATCTCCGGATTTCAGAAGGATGTGATTATCGATGTGCGTTCTGTATTATCCCGCACTTGCGTGGAAACCAGCGATCGCGCACGATTGAATCAATTGTCCAAGAAGCTGAACATTTAGCCGCTGAAGGCGTGAAAGAGATTATCTTAATCTCGCAGATCACCACCAACTATGGACTTGACCTTTACGGTGAGCCAAAGTTAGCCGAACTGTTGCGCGCCCTTGGAAAAGTGGACATTCCTTGGATTCGGATGCACTACGCTTATCCGACCGGATTGACCCCGAAAGTTATCGAAGCGATTCGCGAAACGCCGAACGTTCTCCCTTACCTCGATTTACCTCTGCAACATTCCCACCCGGAAGTGCTCAGAGCCATGAATCGCCCTTGGCAAGGTCGGGTCAACGACGGCATTATTGAGCGGCTCAAAGCTGAGATCCCGAATGCTGTTTTGAGAACTACTCTGATTGTCGGATTTCCTGGAGAAACCGATGAACATTTTGAACATCTCAAGCAGTTTATTCAGCGTCACGAATTTGATCACGTTGGAGTGTTTACCTTCTCTCCTGAAGAAGGTACTCCCGCCTACGACTTGCCCAATCAGTTGCCCCAAGAGGTAATGGATGCGCGTCGAGATGCCTTGATGCAACTCCAGCAAGCGATTTCTCTTAAACAGAATCGTGCGCAGATTGGCAAAGTCGTAGATGTCTTGATCGAACAAGAAAATCCGCAGACCGGAGAACGAATTGGGCGATCGGCTCGATTTTCTCCTGATGTGGACGGACTCGTATATGTCGAAGGCGAAGCGGCGTTGGGCACGATTGTGCCAGTGACGATCGTGGATGCAGACATTTACGACTTGTATGGTCGAATTGCCACGGCTGCGGACTTGATCCAACTGCCTGCAATGACTGTTTAA
- a CDS encoding DEAD/DEAH box helicase, translating to MTLSFHSLGLSEDRIRHLEELGFTAPTAIQAQAIPHLLAGRDVVGQAQTGTGKTAAFGLPILERIDTKSPTVQALILTPTRELAMQVCQAIRTFTDDRRVKVVTIYGGQSIDLQVDRLRRGAQIVVGTPGRVIDLLGRGDLRLDNLSWLVLDEADEMLNMGFIQDVEKILNQAPVERQTTFFSATMEPSIRKLVTKFLRSPVTVTIEQPKAAPSRINQVAYTIPRGWTKARAILPILELEDPEAAIIFVRTRRAAAELTSQLQAAGHSVDEYHGDLSQSQRERLLLRFRQQQIKWVVATDIAARGIHVDNLTHVINYDLPDSVESYVHRIGRTGRAGKEGTAISLVHPLDRRKLRDIENHVRQRLEIKPVPTRAEIEARYLDKLQAQVRETLAGERVASFLPIVSQLAEDYEPHTIAAAALQMIYDRTRPAWITIGTDPTPEEEASSRGGAKQKPVKRSRPSGGHSASGSSGQRRHPAARSK from the coding sequence ATGACCCTTTCTTTTCATAGCCTCGGACTGTCTGAAGACCGGATTCGCCATCTCGAAGAACTCGGATTTACTGCTCCGACTGCCATCCAAGCCCAAGCCATTCCTCATTTACTCGCTGGGCGTGATGTCGTCGGTCAAGCACAAACCGGAACTGGGAAAACTGCGGCGTTCGGGCTTCCGATTCTGGAGCGGATTGATACAAAATCCCCCACAGTCCAAGCGCTGATTCTGACTCCGACTCGCGAATTGGCGATGCAAGTTTGCCAAGCGATTCGTACGTTCACTGACGATCGTCGAGTTAAAGTCGTCACGATCTACGGCGGACAATCGATCGATCTACAAGTTGATCGCTTACGTCGTGGCGCTCAAATTGTCGTCGGAACTCCCGGTCGAGTGATTGATTTGCTCGGTCGTGGTGATCTAAGACTCGATAATCTCAGCTGGCTCGTTCTCGACGAAGCAGATGAGATGCTGAACATGGGCTTTATTCAGGATGTTGAGAAGATCTTGAATCAAGCGCCTGTTGAACGTCAAACGACGTTCTTCTCGGCAACGATGGAACCTTCGATCCGTAAGTTGGTCACCAAGTTCTTGCGCTCTCCGGTGACGGTGACGATCGAACAACCCAAAGCCGCTCCTTCTCGCATTAATCAAGTTGCTTACACGATTCCTCGCGGATGGACAAAAGCTCGGGCAATTCTACCGATTCTCGAATTGGAAGATCCCGAAGCCGCAATTATCTTCGTGAGAACTCGTCGGGCAGCCGCAGAATTGACCAGCCAATTACAAGCCGCTGGACATAGTGTGGATGAATACCACGGTGATTTGAGCCAAAGCCAACGTGAACGGCTATTGCTCCGGTTCCGCCAGCAGCAGATCAAATGGGTGGTCGCGACCGACATCGCGGCACGAGGAATCCATGTGGATAACTTGACCCATGTGATCAACTACGACTTGCCGGATAGCGTTGAAAGCTATGTGCACCGGATTGGTCGGACAGGTCGTGCGGGTAAAGAAGGCACGGCAATTTCGCTGGTGCATCCGCTGGATCGTCGCAAACTGCGCGATATCGAAAATCACGTTCGCCAACGCTTAGAGATTAAGCCAGTTCCGACTCGTGCGGAAATTGAAGCTCGCTACTTAGATAAGCTGCAAGCTCAAGTGCGCGAGACGCTAGCAGGAGAGCGAGTCGCATCGTTCTTGCCGATTGTGTCTCAGTTGGCCGAAGATTACGAACCGCATACGATCGCGGCTGCGGCATTGCAGATGATCTACGATCGCACTCGTCCCGCTTGGATTACCATCGGGACTGATCCGACTCCTGAAGAAGAAGCTTCTTCGAGAGGCGGTGCGAAGCAGAAGCCTGTGAAGCGTTCTAGACCTTCTGGAGGACATTCTGCTTCAGGTAGTTCTGGTCAGCGTCGTCATCCTGCGGCACGATCGAAGTAA
- the ruvX gene encoding Holliday junction resolvase RuvX has translation MERVAALGLDVGQKRIGVAGCDGTGLIATGLTTIRRKSYPQTIEELRQIVVDRQIEILVIGLPYSMDGTLGKQALHIQKFAATISNALALPYEFIDERLTSFEAEESMKAARISLQENKELIDRKAAAIILQQWLDQRRATRA, from the coding sequence ATGGAAAGAGTTGCAGCCCTTGGATTAGATGTGGGTCAGAAACGCATTGGAGTTGCGGGCTGCGATGGAACAGGGTTAATTGCAACAGGATTAACCACGATTCGGCGCAAATCTTATCCTCAAACAATCGAAGAATTGCGTCAAATCGTGGTCGATCGACAAATTGAAATTCTTGTCATCGGATTGCCTTATTCAATGGATGGAACGCTTGGAAAACAGGCGCTCCATATTCAGAAATTTGCGGCGACCATTTCCAATGCTTTAGCGTTGCCGTATGAATTTATCGATGAGCGATTAACCAGCTTTGAAGCGGAAGAATCGATGAAGGCAGCCAGAATTTCGCTACAAGAAAACAAGGAATTAATCGATCGTAAAGCTGCCGCTATCATTCTTCAGCAATGGCTAGATCAGCGAAGAGCAACTCGCGCTTAA
- a CDS encoding 2TM domain-containing protein — protein sequence MPPRWSRIPDRKDADYRQLDDRMTFATHVALFAAANSGMWFFRILQKADWSWSVWVTGAWASVLVAHAIYIFAIADYSEPVVATSQPKGFKPKEKPSKSPKR from the coding sequence ATGCCTCCTCGTTGGTCTCGAATCCCTGATCGTAAAGACGCAGACTATCGCCAACTCGACGATCGTATGACGTTTGCGACGCATGTTGCTTTATTTGCGGCTGCAAACTCTGGCATGTGGTTTTTCAGAATTTTACAAAAAGCCGATTGGTCATGGTCAGTTTGGGTGACAGGTGCTTGGGCTAGTGTCTTAGTGGCGCATGCGATTTATATTTTTGCGATCGCAGACTACTCTGAACCTGTTGTCGCAACTTCTCAACCGAAAGGCTTTAAACCTAAAGAGAAACCCTCAAAATCACCCAAGAGATAG
- a CDS encoding anthranilate phosphoribosyltransferase family protein, which produces MSYEFRELLKKVGSGPHTSENLTRQESETATRLMLLQEATPAQIGAFMISHRIKRPTGEELAGMLDAYDALGKKLPPIASKIPVMVMCNPYDGRSRTAPLSPLVAIVLAAAGVPVVLHGGDRMPTKEGVPLIELWDGLGVNWKTVSLEQIHAILQQTGLGFVYLPHHFPLAQGLVEYREQIGKRPPFSTLELMWNPYAGESHLICGYVHPPTEGMFRDAFALRGTTLFTTVKGLEGSCDLPRDRTAIIGMAAGEKFDRLTLVPRDYGFAAKELPLVSNEDLIDQMRAAMRGEPSELMQATIWNCGFYLWRAGACTSLESGFSQAQAILELGQAERKLQQVIHAIEACRSVLSN; this is translated from the coding sequence ATGAGTTACGAGTTCCGGGAGTTACTTAAAAAAGTTGGCAGTGGGCCGCATACAAGCGAAAATTTGACGCGCCAAGAGTCAGAAACTGCGACTCGCTTGATGCTGCTGCAAGAAGCAACCCCGGCTCAGATTGGGGCATTTATGATTTCTCATCGCATCAAGCGCCCAACGGGTGAAGAACTAGCCGGGATGTTAGATGCCTATGATGCGTTAGGTAAAAAGCTGCCCCCGATCGCATCCAAGATCCCAGTGATGGTGATGTGTAACCCCTATGATGGTCGATCGAGAACTGCGCCTTTAAGTCCGCTTGTTGCGATCGTTTTAGCAGCAGCAGGAGTTCCAGTTGTACTGCACGGCGGCGATCGCATGCCAACCAAAGAAGGCGTTCCGTTGATTGAGCTTTGGGATGGGTTAGGCGTGAATTGGAAAACCGTGTCGCTGGAGCAGATTCACGCAATTTTGCAGCAAACTGGATTAGGATTTGTCTACTTGCCGCATCATTTTCCGTTGGCTCAAGGATTGGTGGAGTATCGAGAGCAAATTGGCAAGCGTCCGCCGTTTTCGACGCTGGAATTGATGTGGAATCCGTATGCAGGCGAGTCGCATTTGATTTGTGGGTATGTTCATCCGCCGACTGAAGGCATGTTTCGCGATGCCTTTGCGCTGCGAGGAACCACATTATTTACTACGGTCAAAGGATTAGAAGGCAGTTGTGATTTGCCGCGCGATCGAACGGCGATCATTGGGATGGCAGCGGGAGAAAAGTTCGATCGCTTAACGTTGGTTCCTCGCGATTATGGATTTGCCGCAAAAGAATTGCCGTTAGTCTCGAATGAGGATCTGATCGATCAGATGCGGGCAGCGATGAGAGGTGAGCCTTCGGAACTGATGCAAGCGACCATTTGGAATTGTGGATTTTATCTCTGGAGAGCCGGAGCCTGCACGAGTCTTGAATCAGGATTTTCGCAAGCGCAGGCGATTTTAGAACTAGGACAGGCGGAGCGGAAATTACAGCAAGTGATTCATGCGATCGAAGCGTGTCGCTCAGTTCTCAGTAATTAA
- a CDS encoding 3'-5' exonuclease — protein MPVVLSTDLLAFYRDLSQRTLTVVDLETSGHKPPRSRAIEVSVLNANLKDGILNQETYLINPGVLIPPIITNITGITQDMVDGAPPPDEVWLKCLPLFEQGTLTAHNIGFDYPFIRAEYARLGIPFYRSQSEQFCTVQFARLMLSELPSRSLPNLVKHFQFPVGASHRAEADTMACWLLAEMLLKEIANEDDEAVLAKIGQQLLSTSEAAKLIGGSQKSVRSRLEQAGAEPYISRTGTPLYRRADVERLYWQKHQLSLSS, from the coding sequence ATGCCAGTTGTTCTTTCTACAGATTTGCTTGCCTTCTATCGTGACCTGAGCCAGCGGACTCTCACCGTCGTTGATCTGGAAACCTCTGGGCATAAACCGCCTCGCAGTCGAGCGATCGAGGTGTCGGTTCTGAATGCAAATTTGAAAGACGGCATTCTGAATCAAGAAACGTATTTGATCAATCCTGGCGTGTTGATTCCGCCGATCATTACGAATATTACGGGCATCACGCAAGACATGGTGGATGGTGCACCGCCGCCGGATGAGGTGTGGCTCAAGTGTTTGCCCTTGTTCGAGCAGGGAACTTTAACGGCTCACAATATTGGATTTGACTATCCGTTTATTCGAGCAGAATATGCGCGGTTGGGGATTCCATTTTATCGATCGCAATCCGAGCAGTTTTGCACTGTTCAATTTGCACGCTTGATGCTCTCAGAGTTGCCTTCTCGGAGTTTGCCGAACTTGGTTAAACATTTTCAGTTTCCAGTTGGCGCATCGCATCGCGCGGAAGCAGACACGATGGCATGTTGGCTACTTGCAGAAATGCTCTTGAAAGAGATTGCAAATGAAGATGATGAAGCGGTTTTAGCAAAAATTGGACAGCAGCTTCTTTCGACGAGTGAGGCTGCCAAACTGATTGGCGGCTCGCAAAAATCAGTGCGATCGCGGCTTGAGCAAGCGGGTGCTGAACCCTATATTTCTCGAACCGGAACACCGTTGTATCGCCGTGCAGATGTTGAGCGTCTTTATTGGCAAAAGCACCAACTTTCTTTGTCGTCTTGA
- a CDS encoding sensor histidine kinase encodes MLRRINLQTKLFLAFLVPTSISLIGLASSSNTINRLMQSTTHLSHTSLIKANGLWKMIEGRSQIAAAQNTLLQHELSPQERTIALTRIETAWEQINQGMNQAFQSSKFEGTLKFEQTFLWDWQRWKQTHQKFLLTEKAFFQFRIADPQQEQANLSLKPFDKSKMQKIAAALKARKQLLDAKGQESADFQATEYPLVSLLNDSQKIAAQIQQDAAEEVTIAQGWAGLLMVLIPVTAGAVAWVLSRSIAQPIDRQIHTMIEDLEAAKDTLEEKVQERTQELEQTLQDLTQAQLQLIQAEKMSSLGELVAGIAHEINNPVSFIYGNLSYLKEYTDKLLDLLKIYQEHYPEPVAAIHTVAEESDLEFIQSDLRKILGSMKSGTERIREIVLSLRNFSRLDEAEFKAVDLHEGIESTLLILCHRLNASPDRPEIHIQRDYSELPKVECQAGQLNQAFMNILSNAIDALESTSQPQITIRTSVVGESVEIAISDNGTGISSEIQQKIFNPFFTTKAVGKGTGMGMSISYQLIVEKHHGKLECCSTEGEGTEFLIQIPIRQTT; translated from the coding sequence ATGCTTAGGCGCATCAATCTCCAGACGAAATTATTTCTTGCCTTTTTGGTTCCAACGTCGATCTCGTTAATTGGGCTTGCAAGTAGTTCTAATACGATTAATCGGTTGATGCAGAGCACGACTCACCTGAGCCATACGAGCCTGATTAAAGCGAATGGGCTTTGGAAAATGATCGAAGGGCGATCTCAGATTGCAGCCGCACAAAATACTCTACTTCAGCATGAACTTTCTCCCCAGGAGCGCACCATTGCCCTCACTCGAATTGAAACGGCTTGGGAACAAATCAATCAAGGCATGAACCAGGCGTTTCAATCGTCAAAATTTGAAGGCACCCTGAAATTTGAGCAGACCTTTCTCTGGGATTGGCAACGGTGGAAGCAAACCCATCAGAAGTTTTTACTCACGGAGAAAGCATTTTTTCAGTTTAGAATTGCTGACCCACAACAAGAACAGGCAAATTTATCCCTGAAGCCTTTCGATAAGTCCAAAATGCAGAAGATTGCAGCGGCTCTCAAAGCACGTAAGCAGCTCCTTGATGCCAAAGGACAGGAAAGCGCCGACTTTCAAGCAACTGAATATCCACTCGTATCGTTGCTGAACGATAGTCAAAAAATTGCCGCACAGATTCAGCAGGATGCGGCCGAAGAGGTTACCATTGCCCAAGGCTGGGCAGGACTTCTGATGGTTCTGATTCCTGTTACAGCAGGTGCAGTGGCTTGGGTTCTAAGTCGATCGATTGCGCAACCGATCGATCGACAAATTCACACGATGATCGAAGACCTCGAAGCTGCTAAAGATACACTTGAAGAAAAAGTGCAGGAACGCACTCAAGAACTAGAGCAGACCTTACAAGACCTGACTCAAGCCCAACTCCAATTGATTCAAGCTGAGAAAATGTCGAGTCTTGGAGAACTTGTCGCGGGAATCGCTCATGAAATCAATAATCCCGTTTCTTTCATTTACGGAAATTTATCCTACTTGAAAGAATATACTGACAAACTTCTAGATCTTCTAAAAATTTACCAGGAGCATTACCCCGAGCCAGTGGCAGCCATTCATACTGTGGCAGAAGAATCTGACCTAGAATTCATTCAGTCAGATTTGCGAAAAATTTTGGGTTCGATGAAATCGGGAACTGAGCGAATTCGAGAGATTGTCTTATCGTTGCGAAATTTTTCCCGGCTCGACGAAGCTGAATTTAAAGCGGTCGATTTACATGAGGGGATTGAAAGTACGCTACTAATTCTGTGTCATCGTTTGAACGCATCTCCTGATCGCCCAGAAATTCACATTCAGCGCGATTATAGTGAACTCCCGAAAGTTGAGTGTCAAGCTGGGCAACTCAACCAGGCCTTTATGAATATTTTGAGTAATGCGATCGACGCACTCGAATCAACTTCCCAACCTCAAATCACGATCCGCACCTCAGTCGTTGGAGAATCGGTCGAAATTGCGATCAGCGATAACGGCACAGGAATTTCCTCAGAAATCCAGCAGAAAATTTTCAACCCATTTTTTACGACAAAGGCTGTAGGGAAAGGAACAGGAATGGGAATGTCGATTAGTTATCAATTAATTGTTGAGAAGCACCACGGCAAATTAGAGTGTTGCTCAACAGAAGGAGAGGGGACAGAATTTCTGATTCAGATTCCGATTCGACAAACTACATAA
- a CDS encoding LysR family transcriptional regulator, whose product MRLEQLQAFLAIVETGSFQQAARKCAVTQSTISRQLQALEADLGMPLFHRTTQAKLTIAGEQFLPHARKICQEWQNAISELEELRCGKQPELCVAAIHSVCAFHLPPVLQQFCQDYPDVQLRVTSLGSDRALKVLKDGLVDLAIVMNNRFLTASPEMVVDVLYDEPVRVLMAADHPLTKFDQVPWSELVRYPQVVFKDGYGMQRLVQEQFQRQGVTLKAALELNTLDAFRGVVRQGELIALLPQGAIQDVHLDSTLVIRSTSDPVLVRQVVLVTTQDRLQIPPIQRFRALVQEIMHPAFLKRSPSAIV is encoded by the coding sequence ATGCGTCTAGAGCAATTGCAGGCGTTTTTGGCGATCGTTGAAACCGGAAGTTTTCAACAGGCTGCCCGAAAATGTGCGGTCACTCAATCGACTATTAGCCGTCAACTCCAGGCATTGGAAGCTGATTTAGGGATGCCGCTGTTTCATCGGACGACTCAGGCAAAATTAACGATCGCGGGAGAACAGTTTCTACCTCACGCCCGCAAAATTTGCCAGGAATGGCAGAATGCCATCAGTGAGTTGGAAGAGTTGCGATGCGGCAAACAGCCAGAACTATGTGTTGCAGCCATTCATTCGGTCTGTGCGTTTCATTTGCCGCCTGTGTTGCAGCAATTTTGTCAGGACTATCCTGACGTTCAGCTTCGCGTCACTTCGTTAGGGAGCGATCGCGCGTTAAAAGTCCTGAAAGATGGCTTGGTAGATTTGGCGATCGTGATGAATAACCGCTTTCTCACTGCGAGTCCAGAAATGGTTGTAGATGTTCTTTACGACGAGCCTGTTCGGGTTCTGATGGCAGCCGATCATCCTTTGACGAAATTTGATCAAGTGCCTTGGTCAGAATTGGTTCGCTATCCGCAAGTTGTTTTCAAAGATGGATACGGAATGCAACGGCTTGTCCAAGAGCAGTTTCAGCGGCAAGGAGTTACGTTGAAAGCAGCTTTGGAGCTGAATACTTTAGATGCATTTCGCGGTGTTGTGCGGCAGGGAGAATTGATTGCTTTGTTACCGCAAGGCGCGATTCAGGATGTGCATTTAGATTCGACTTTAGTGATTCGATCGACTAGCGATCCGGTTTTAGTGCGACAAGTGGTGTTGGTGACGACGCAAGATCGATTGCAAATTCCACCGATTCAACGATTTCGGGCATTGGTGCAGGAAATCATGCATCCTGCATTTCTGAAGCGAAGTCCGAGTGCGATCGTGTGA
- a CDS encoding GNAT family N-acetyltransferase produces MSRLPQKTASVVIRPVQYRDLDAIDQLAQQSPEINLPHCSTVREKTVSLRNWYGVLKVLSLFPNPFQSLSCVHVAELNQKIQGMIRVSPFNRTGSTWRVDRVMVTPAIVESDQAEAQVLTKVDVGSLLIRFCLERIWQARTWVLEIDVNDKSALDLYRHNGFQPLANMTYWSISTEQLQTLAEREPDLPNLLPVSNADAQLLYQLDTMAMPPLVRQVFDRHIQDFKTSVFGSLVEWAKQILTRTEVVSGYVFEPQRKAAIGYFQLRLSRDGSQPHTAQLTVNPAYTWLYPELMAQMARIMQDLPAQELQIASPDYQPEREGYLDSIGAERIGHTLLMSRSVWHKVRETKSIAEGLQLAEMLQGLQPTRKPVPGRISMMKSTKITSPDQPEPKSETPKNVQELLKMAQDPHREDPCC; encoded by the coding sequence ATGTCTCGACTTCCTCAGAAGACTGCTTCCGTTGTCATCCGTCCTGTCCAATATCGTGATCTCGATGCGATTGATCAACTTGCTCAGCAATCGCCAGAAATCAACTTGCCCCACTGCTCGACCGTGCGCGAGAAAACGGTATCGCTGCGGAATTGGTACGGAGTTCTGAAGGTGCTCAGCCTGTTTCCCAATCCTTTTCAGTCGCTCTCTTGTGTGCATGTGGCTGAATTGAATCAAAAGATTCAGGGCATGATTCGAGTCTCGCCTTTTAATCGGACAGGCAGCACTTGGAGAGTCGATCGCGTCATGGTCACTCCTGCGATCGTGGAATCTGACCAGGCAGAAGCACAAGTTCTCACGAAAGTCGATGTGGGATCGCTGCTCATTCGATTCTGTCTCGAGCGAATTTGGCAAGCGCGAACCTGGGTTTTAGAAATTGATGTCAACGACAAGTCAGCCTTAGATCTGTATCGCCATAATGGATTTCAACCTTTGGCGAATATGACCTATTGGTCGATTTCGACCGAGCAACTTCAGACGCTAGCTGAGCGTGAGCCAGACTTACCGAATTTACTGCCCGTCAGTAATGCCGATGCTCAACTGCTCTATCAGTTGGACACGATGGCAATGCCACCGCTGGTACGGCAGGTGTTCGATCGACATATCCAAGATTTTAAGACCAGTGTATTTGGCAGCTTGGTCGAGTGGGCAAAGCAGATTTTGACGCGCACTGAAGTTGTGAGTGGATATGTGTTTGAGCCGCAGCGCAAAGCGGCAATCGGATATTTCCAACTACGACTCAGCCGCGACGGTTCACAACCGCATACGGCACAGCTCACCGTCAATCCTGCTTACACCTGGCTCTATCCTGAATTGATGGCGCAGATGGCGCGAATCATGCAGGATCTCCCGGCTCAAGAGCTGCAAATTGCATCACCGGATTATCAACCCGAGCGTGAGGGCTATTTAGATAGCATTGGCGCAGAGCGGATTGGACATACGCTTTTGATGTCTCGCTCAGTTTGGCATAAAGTTCGAGAAACAAAATCGATCGCAGAAGGATTACAGTTGGCAGAGATGCTGCAAGGCTTGCAGCCTACTCGGAAGCCGGTGCCAGGTCGAATCTCGATGATGAAATCGACGAAAATTACGTCTCCAGATCAGCCAGAACCAAAGTCCGAAACGCCAAAAAATGTGCAGGAATTGCTCAAGATGGCTCAAGACCCGCACCGTGAAGATCCCTGTTGCTAA
- a CDS encoding DUF3181 family protein: MANSTTSETIEALAAEIGESVYIDIAKWHLYLNDAHLHTVLAERLFPLVSSGTAIQEDDVLNIVQSILVKVGGGKREIPLLDLLPMQCQVSLIDTLEEFQRNL; this comes from the coding sequence ATGGCAAACTCCACAACTTCAGAAACAATCGAAGCCTTAGCTGCTGAAATCGGTGAATCAGTGTATATCGACATTGCAAAATGGCATCTCTATCTCAACGATGCTCATTTGCATACGGTTTTAGCAGAACGGCTTTTTCCGCTTGTCTCGAGTGGGACAGCGATTCAAGAAGATGACGTGCTGAACATTGTCCAAAGCATTCTGGTGAAAGTTGGCGGAGGGAAACGCGAAATTCCCTTGCTCGATCTACTTCCTATGCAGTGCCAAGTCAGCTTGATCGATACGTTGGAAGAGTTTCAACGCAATCTGTAG